Proteins from a genomic interval of Lycium ferocissimum isolate CSIRO_LF1 chromosome 2, AGI_CSIRO_Lferr_CH_V1, whole genome shotgun sequence:
- the LOC132046607 gene encoding NADPH-dependent diflavin oxidoreductase 1 isoform X2: MRRRGFNILSHQKEEMIFMITIRRKEELYWRYYSLRRHTKKQEVGPVLLEAKLVLEDFPSVQMPFEWLVQLVPPLKTRAFSISSSHSAHPNQVHLTVSVVSWTTPYKRKRTGLCSSWLAGLDPQKRVLIPAWFQKGCLPSPPPSLPLILVGPGTGCAPFRGFVEERALQSQSGPTAPVLFFFGCRNEENDFLYQDFWLFHSQKGGVLSEEKGGGFFAAFSRDQQQKVYVQHKMREESFKIWNLLTEGAAVYVAGSANKMPSDVLLAFEEIVSKEGGVPKEAAVRWLRALEKAGKYHVEAWS, translated from the exons ATGAGAAGGAGAGGCTTCAATATTTTGTCTCACCAGAAGGAAGAGATGATCTTTATGATTACAATCAGAAGGAAAGAAGAACTGTACTGGAG GTACTATAGTTTAAGGAGACATACTAAGAAGCAAGAAGTTGGCCCAGTTCTTTTGGAAGCGAAACTG GTACTGGAAGATTTTCCATCCGTTCAGATGCCGTTTGAATGGTTGGTTCAGTTGGTACCTCCACTaaaaactagggctttttcCATCTCTTCTTCTCACTCAGCTCATCCAAACCAAGTGCATTTAACAGTTAGTGTGGTGTCGTGGACAACACCTTATAAGAGGAAGCGCACGGGTCTTTGCTCATCATGGCTGGCTGGGCTTGATCCTCAGAAAA GAGTCCTCATACCGGCATGGTTTCAAAAAGGCTGCCTTCCTTCCCCTCCACCTTCACTTCCTCTTATTCTAGTTGGACCTGGCACAGGGTGTGCACCTTTTCGTGGATTTGTGGAGGAAAGAGCCCTTCAGAGTCAATCTGGTCCAACTGCTCCcgttcttttcttctttggttgtagaaatgaagaaaatgacttcTTATACCAAGATTTTTGGTTGTTTCATTCACAAAAGGGTGGAGTCCTTTCTGAAGAAAAAGGTGGCGGCTTTTTTGCTGCCTTCTCCAGAGACCAGCAACAGAAAGTCTATGTGCAGCATAAAATGAGAGAGGAAAGCTTTAAAATATGGAATCTATTAACCGAGGGGGCAGCTGTGTATGTTGCAGGCTCTGCCAATAAAATGCCTTCCGATGTGCTGTTGGCATTTGAAGAAATTGTATCTAAAGAAGGCGGGGTTCCAAAGGAAGCTGCAGTGAGATGGCTTAGGGCATTGGAAAAGGCAGGCAAGTATCATGTTGAGGCATGGTCTTGA
- the LOC132046609 gene encoding uncharacterized protein LOC132046609 codes for MGLFGRKFKASKVTAVANLAISRIAILKNQHQVRCSLARSDVTQLLHLGRQEDALHRVEHVIKEQNTVDALAMMENYCHLLIEKRVLIKTQGECPEELAEAISSLIFVASRWGEFPELHELREIFTSRYGNEFAAQCVELRNNCSVQPKMIPKLSKRHSGSEKRKNMLNDIAADCGITQCIEDETSHGSQSRPEVDSENECAKGEEGSQQGTEAASVIILEDSQIVQNA; via the exons ATGGGACTCTTTGGAAGAAAATTCAAGGCATCAAAAGTTACAGCAGTGGCTAACCTTGCCATTTCAAGGATTGCCATTCTCAAAAATCAGCACCAGGTTAGGTGCTCACTAGCCCGTTCTGACGTTACTCAGCTACTCCATCTTGGTCGCCAAGAAGACGCCCTTCATCGA GTTGAACATGTTATCAAGGAACAGAACACTGTAGATGCACTTGCAATGATGGAAAACTACTGCCATCTCCTAATAGAAAAAAGGGTGCTGATAAAAACTCAAGG GGAATGTCCTGAGGAGCTTGCAGAGGCAATCTCAAGCTTGATTTTTGTGGCTTCAAGATGGGGGGAGTTCCCAGAGCTACATGAACTTCGGGAGATTTTCACGTCAAGATATGGGAATGAATTTGCGGCTCAATGTGTTGAATTAAGAAATAATTGTAGCGTGCAGCCAAAG ATGATACCCAAGCTATCAAAACGTCACTCAGGAtcagagaaaagaaagaatatgcTTAATGATATTGCTGCTGATTGTGGTATCACTCAGTGTATAGAGGATGAGACTTCTCATGGATCACAATCGAGGCCAGAGGTTGACAGTGAGAATGAATGTGCTAAAG GTGAAGAGGGATCTCAACAAGGCACAGAAGCAGCTTCGGTGATCATATTGGAGGATAGTCAGATAGTACAAAATGCCTGA